From one Thunnus maccoyii chromosome 6, fThuMac1.1, whole genome shotgun sequence genomic stretch:
- the LOC121899212 gene encoding olfactory receptor 11A1-like, whose product MINSTQFSYFTLAAYFDTGLLKYFYFMTVMCLYIFIVSANVFLIVVICMNRSLHEPMYLFLCSLFVNELYGSTGLFPFLLVQILSDIHTVSASFCFLQIFCLYSYGGIEFLNLAIMSYDRYLAICYPLQYNTHMTSNRAAIFIAVIWVPPLLVNFLTLPLIVPLQLCGNIINKVYCDNHSVVKLACSDTTVNNVSGLIVIAFSVFGPLILILYTYMRILKVCFSGSKQTRQKAVSTCTPHLASLLNFSFGACFEILQSRFNMSSVPNTLRIFLSLYFLTCPPISNPLMYGLKLSKIRVTCKKLMKIR is encoded by the exons ATGATAAACTCCACAcagttttcatatttcacactTGCTGCCTACTTTGACACTGGGCTtcttaaatacttttatttcatGACTGTTATGTgtctctatatttttattgttagtgccaatgtttttctcattgtgGTTATCTGTATGAACAGAAGCTTACATGAACCTATGTACCTTTTTCTGTGCAGCCTGTTTGTAAATGAACTGTATGGTAGTACAGGGTTGTTTCCATTCCTTCTGGTTCAGATCCTCTCTGACATTCACactgtttctgcttctttctgtttcctgcagattttctgtttgtactCTTATGGAGGTATAGAATTTCTAAACTTAGCCATCATGTCTTATGACAGATACCTTGCTATCTGTTATCCTCTGCAATATAACACACATATGACGTCTAACAGAGCTGCCATCTTCATTGCTGTAATATGGGTACCCCCACTTCTTGTGAATTTTTTGACACTGCCTTTGATTGTTCCTTTGCAGCTGTGTGGAAACATCATCAACAAAGTTTACTGTGACAACCACTCTGTTGTGAAACTGGCCTGCTCTGACACCACAGTCAATAACGTCTCTGGACTTATTGTTATTGCTTTCTCAGTCTTTGGTCCTCTAATTTTAATTCTTTACACATACATGAGGATtcttaaagtttgtttttctggttcTAAACAGACCAGACAGAAAGCTGTCAGTACCTGCACACCTCACCTTGCTTCCCTGCTCAACTTCTCTTTTGGAGCTTGCTTTGAAATATTACAGAGCAGATTTAATATGAGCAGTGTACCCAACACATTACGCATCTTTTTATCCTTATACTTTCTTACATGCCCACCAATTTCCAACCCTTTAATGTACGGCCTGAAACTGTCCAAAATCCGTGTTACATGTAAAA agttgatgaaaattagg
- the LOC121898340 gene encoding olfactory receptor 11A1-like, which produces MINSTKISYFSLVAYFDTGVFKYLYFMVIMSLYFFIVSANVLLIVVICMNRSLHEPMYLFLCSLFVNELFGSTGLFPFLLVQILSDIHTVSASFCFLQIFCLYTYASVEYLNLAIMSYDRYLAICCPLQYNTRMTSKKIGTLIAITWLYSCFVMVVWLSLATPLQLCGNIIDKVFCAAHSVVKLACSNTSGSNMYGLIVSFGIIFIALNVILYTYLHILRVCFSGSKQTRQKAVSTCTPHLASLLNFSLGASFEILQSRFDMSRVPNMIRILLSLYFLTCPPLFNPVMYGLKMSKIRALSKSLISNVGY; this is translated from the coding sequence ATGATAAACTCCACaaagatttcatatttttcacttGTGGCCTATTTTGACACTGGggttttcaaatatttgtatttcatggtaattatgtcattgtatttttttattgttagtgCCAATGTTTTGCTCATTGTGGTTATCTGTATGAACAGAAGCTTACATGAACCTATGTACCTTTTTCTGTGCAGCCTGTTTGTAAATGAACTGTTTGGTAGTACAGGGTTGTTTCCATTCCTTCTGGTTCAGATCCTCTCTGACATTCACActgtttctgcctctttttgcttcctgcagattttctgtttgtatacGTATGCAAGTGTGGAATATTTAAACTTAGCCATCATGTCTTATGACAGATACCTCGCTATCTGTTGTCCTCTACAATATAACACACGTATGACGTCTAAAAAGATTGGCACACTTATTGCCATAACATGGTTATATTCTTGTTTTGTGATGGTCGTTTGGTTATCTTTGGCTACTCCTCTGCAGCTGTGTGGGAATATCATTGATAAAGTTTTCTGTGCTGCCCACTCTGTTGTCAAGCTGGCATGCTCTAACACCAGTGGAAGTAATATGTATGGACTTATTGTATCTTTTGGCATAATCTTTATTGCTTTAAATGTAATTCTGTACACTTACTTGCACATTCttagagtttgtttttctggttcTAAACAGACCAGACAGAAAGCCGTCAGTACCTGCACACCTCACCTTGCTTCCCTGCTCAACTTCTCTCTCGGGGCTTCCTTTGAAATATTGCAGAGCAGGTTTGATATGAGCAGAGTACCAAATATGATTCGAATACTTTTATCATTATACTTTCTTACATGCCCACCGCTGTTCAACCCTGTAATGTATGGCctgaaaatgtctaaaatacGGGCCTTGAGTAAAAGTCTCATATCAAATGTTGGCTATTAA
- the LOC121898341 gene encoding olfactory receptor 142-like, translating to MINSTKISYFSLVAYFDTGVFKYLYFMVIMSLYFFIISANVLLIVVICMNRSLHEPMYLFLCSLFVNELFGSTGLFPFLLVQILSDIHTVSASFCFLQIFCAHSYGAVEYLNLAIMSYDRYLAICCPLQYNTRMTSKKIGTLIAITWLYPCFAMVVWLFLTTPLQLCGNIIDKVFCAAHSVVKLACSNTSGSNIYGFIASFGTIFVALNVILYTYLHILRVCFSGSKQTRQKAVSTCTPHLASLLNFSLGACFELLQSRFDMSRVPNMLRIFLSLYFLTCPPLFNPVMYGLKMSKIRALSKSLISNVGY from the coding sequence ATGATAAACTCCACaaagatttcatatttttcacttGTGGCCTATTTTGACACTGGggttttcaaatatttgtatttcatGGTAATCAtgtcattgtatttttttattattagtgcCAATGTTTTGCTCATTGTGGTTATCTGTATGAACAGAAGCTTACATGAACCTATGTACCTTTTTCTGTGCAGCCTGTTTGTAAATGAACTGTTTGGTAGTACAGGGTTGTTTCCATTCCTTCTGGTTCAGATCCTCTCTGACATTCACActgtttctgcctctttttgcTTCCTGCAGATTTTCTGTGCACATTCTTATGGAGCTGTTGAATATTTAAACTTAGCCATCATGTCTTATGACAGATACCTCGCAATCTGTTGTCCTCTACAATATAACACACGTATGACGTCTAAAAAGATTGGCACACTTATTGCCATAACATGGTTATACCCTTGTTTTGCGATGGTTGTTTGGTTATTTTTGACTACTCCTCTGCAGCTGTGTGGGAATATCATTGATAAAGTTTTCTGTGCTGCTCACTCTGTTGTCAAGCTGGCATGCTCTAACACCAGTGGAAGCAATATATATGGATTTATTGCATCTTTTGGAACAATCTTTGTTGCTTTAAATGTAATTCTGTACACTTACTTGCACATTCttagagtttgtttttctggttcTAAACAGACCAGACAGAAAGCCGTCAGTACCTGCACACCTCACCTTGCTTCCCTGCTCAACTTCTCTCTCGGGGCTTGCTTTGAATTATTACAGAGCAGGTTTGATATGAGCAGAGTACCAAATATGCTTCgaatatttttatcattatactTTCTTACATGCCCACCGCTGTTCAACCCTGTAATGTATGGCctgaaaatgtctaaaatacGGGCCTTGAGTAAAAGTCTTATATCAAATGTTGGCTATTAA